One window from the genome of Mucilaginibacter ginsenosidivorans encodes:
- a CDS encoding C40 family peptidase: MEYGICNLAVIPLRAEPSDKSEQVSQILFGEAFEITEWQERWVKVITAADNYEGWIGRLQFTMLGHIAYKSLLQTPAPITYRAVTQAWKKPDNSVLYLPVGSSLVFLKGTTCHINNEKFEIIGEIGETEALDVTAKSFLNTPYLWGGRTHYGIDCSGFTQAVFKLQGIHLRRDAWMQAEQGETVNFISEAKLGDLAFFDNEEGRITHVGIMLNSGRIIHASGRVKVDPIDSQGIFSEEQKRYTHKLRIIKRFNL, from the coding sequence ATGGAATACGGTATTTGTAATCTCGCTGTAATACCCCTGCGCGCCGAACCAAGTGATAAAAGCGAACAGGTTTCGCAGATATTGTTTGGCGAGGCGTTTGAAATTACTGAATGGCAGGAAAGATGGGTAAAAGTAATTACCGCTGCCGACAATTACGAAGGCTGGATCGGCAGGCTGCAATTTACCATGCTGGGCCATATAGCCTATAAGAGCCTGTTGCAAACCCCAGCTCCGATAACCTACCGGGCGGTAACCCAGGCGTGGAAAAAACCCGACAACAGTGTACTTTACCTGCCGGTTGGCAGTTCCCTGGTGTTCCTGAAGGGTACTACCTGTCATATTAATAACGAAAAATTTGAGATCATCGGCGAAATAGGTGAGACCGAGGCCCTTGACGTGACAGCAAAATCGTTCCTGAACACCCCTTACCTTTGGGGCGGGCGCACGCATTACGGTATTGACTGCTCTGGGTTTACACAAGCTGTGTTTAAGCTGCAGGGGATTCACCTGCGCAGGGATGCCTGGATGCAGGCTGAACAGGGCGAAACGGTCAATTTTATATCAGAAGCTAAACTCGGCGATCTCGCGTTCTTCGATAACGAAGAAGGGCGCATAACACACGTAGGCATTATGCTTAACAGCGGACGGATCATCCATGCCTCCGGCCGTGTCAAGGTCGACCCTATAGACAGCCAGGGTATCTTTTCTGAAGAACAGAAAAGATACACCCATAAGCTGCGTATCATTAAACGCTTTAATCTTTAA
- a CDS encoding GRP family sugar transporter, with product MFIVHTYPLAVALCIVTMLCWGSWANTQKLAGKTLRFELFYWDYVLGILLFSLISAFTLGSFGSEGRGFITDLRQASSSNLVSAFIGGVVFNVANILFSAAIAIAGMAVAFPVGIGLALILGVLLNYFVAQKGDPVFLFAGVAFITLAILLNAMAYMRSGGNKKASAKGIILSLIAGLLMSFFYRFIARAMDLDDLVHPAAGKMTPYTAVFIFSVGIFISNFLFNTLLMRKPIDGSSVTYRQYFANRLPIHLAGILGGLIWGIGNSLNLVAAGKAGPAISYGLGQGATLVAAFWGVFIWKEFAKAPKGVGVLLSCMFLFFIVGLGCIIYSGV from the coding sequence ATGTTCATTGTTCATACTTACCCGCTTGCAGTGGCGCTTTGTATCGTCACCATGCTATGCTGGGGTTCCTGGGCCAATACGCAAAAATTGGCCGGCAAAACACTGAGGTTCGAGCTTTTTTATTGGGATTATGTGCTGGGCATTTTATTGTTCTCGCTTATCTCGGCGTTTACCCTTGGCAGCTTTGGCAGCGAGGGCAGGGGATTTATCACCGACCTGCGGCAGGCCTCTTCTTCAAACCTGGTAAGCGCGTTTATAGGCGGGGTGGTTTTCAACGTGGCTAATATTTTATTTTCAGCCGCTATAGCCATAGCCGGCATGGCCGTGGCCTTCCCGGTAGGCATCGGCCTGGCACTCATTCTGGGCGTTCTGCTTAACTATTTTGTCGCGCAAAAAGGAGACCCGGTTTTTCTTTTCGCGGGCGTTGCATTTATCACACTGGCGATTTTGCTTAATGCCATGGCCTACATGCGATCTGGTGGCAACAAAAAGGCGTCGGCTAAAGGAATCATCCTGTCGCTTATTGCCGGTTTACTTATGTCGTTCTTTTACAGGTTTATAGCAAGGGCCATGGACCTGGATGATCTTGTTCACCCCGCAGCAGGTAAAATGACACCGTATACGGCGGTGTTTATATTTTCGGTTGGGATATTCATATCCAACTTTCTGTTCAATACCTTATTGATGCGTAAACCGATAGACGGGTCGTCTGTCACATACCGGCAATATTTTGCCAACCGTTTACCTATACATTTAGCCGGAATTTTGGGCGGCCTTATCTGGGGCATCGGCAATTCCCTTAACCTGGTAGCCGCGGGCAAGGCTGGTCCTGCTATTTCTTACGGGTTAGGGCAGGGGGCCACACTGGTAGCTGCATTCTGGGGCGTATTTATCTGGAAGGAATTTGCCAAAGCGCCGAAAGGAGTAGGCGTTTTGCTTTCATGTATGTTCCTGTTCTTTATCGTGGGTTTGGGGTGTATCATTTATTCGGGGGTGTAA
- a CDS encoding 4Fe-4S dicluster domain-containing protein, translated as MAIKITDECINCGACEPECPNNAIYDAGAAWRFSDGTGLKGLIDFGDGNTLNAEETQAALSDDIYYIVPDKCTECVGFHDEPQCAAVCPVDCCVDDEDVRESKEELLAKKEWLHMNE; from the coding sequence ATGGCGATTAAAATCACCGATGAATGCATAAACTGCGGGGCTTGTGAACCTGAATGCCCAAATAATGCAATTTACGATGCAGGCGCAGCATGGCGTTTTTCGGACGGAACGGGATTAAAGGGGTTGATCGATTTTGGCGATGGCAATACGCTGAATGCAGAAGAAACCCAGGCTGCATTGTCGGATGATATTTATTATATCGTACCGGATAAGTGTACAGAATGCGTTGGTTTTCATGATGAGCCCCAATGTGCAGCCGTTTGCCCGGTTGATTGCTGTGTGGACGACGAGGATGTTCGCGAAAGCAAAGAAGAATTGTTAGCCAAAAAAGAATGGCTGCATATGAATGAGTAG
- a CDS encoding peptidoglycan-binding domain-containing protein, protein MNYPGFSIKRNSTHADIVRAVQQQLNAMGCGPIGVDGGFGDDTFNAVELFQTRFPDANGNPLTVDGVIGPATWSSLFGRATVPPVLNAPNPLLTEVLRVAGSHVGVMENPLGSNSGPEVNAYLANVGLGPGFSWCMAFVYSCFKEASQSLDIANPMFKTGGVLNEWENTTGTKILHDDAVDNPSLVLPGQIFIISTGGGHGHTGIVEKVVNGLMTTIEGNTNTGGSSNGIGVFRRNARSINSINVGFIQH, encoded by the coding sequence ATGAATTACCCAGGATTTAGCATCAAAAGAAACAGCACGCACGCCGACATTGTCCGGGCTGTGCAGCAACAATTGAACGCCATGGGCTGCGGCCCTATAGGAGTTGACGGAGGTTTTGGCGACGACACCTTCAATGCCGTTGAACTATTTCAAACCCGGTTTCCTGATGCCAATGGCAACCCGCTTACCGTCGACGGTGTTATCGGGCCCGCCACCTGGTCGTCGCTGTTTGGCAGGGCCACAGTACCACCAGTTTTAAACGCGCCTAATCCCCTGTTAACCGAGGTCTTGAGGGTTGCCGGCAGCCATGTTGGGGTAATGGAAAACCCATTAGGGAGTAACAGCGGTCCGGAGGTTAACGCCTACCTCGCAAATGTCGGCCTCGGCCCCGGCTTTTCGTGGTGCATGGCATTCGTTTATTCATGTTTTAAAGAAGCCAGTCAAAGCTTAGACATCGCGAATCCGATGTTCAAGACAGGTGGAGTACTTAACGAATGGGAAAACACAACGGGTACTAAAATATTGCATGATGACGCCGTTGATAACCCATCGCTTGTACTTCCGGGACAAATATTCATTATTTCCACCGGCGGCGGGCATGGACATACCGGCATAGTTGAAAAAGTAGTCAACGGTTTAATGACAACCATTGAAGGTAATACCAACACCGGAGGCAGCAGCAACGGGATAGGGGTATTCAGAAGAAATGCGCGTTCGATCAATTCGATCAATGTTGGATTTATTCAACATTGA
- a CDS encoding WD40 repeat domain-containing protein produces MITAEKIAELTGHGNPIFTLELSQKPGILFTGGNDKGLVEWSLKDNSFIKVMFPVAASIYAIHCPAGYPLLFAGLRNGDVLVFDFIEQKIIKTLRHHKAPIFDIKSAGNKKELLVASEDGTVSIWSLLTLEQVYTVKVSHDTIRSISISPDEKIVAFACRDNTVKIYDLADYSLSKTLHGHIMPVFAVQFSPDGTYLVSGSRDAQLKIWDTASFGLIKSIPAHMFAVNHISFHPSKPYFATASMDKSIKIWGSDDFKLYKIISREKGHNTHKLSVNKLTWNGDELISVSDDKAIIIWRLSFD; encoded by the coding sequence ATGATCACCGCAGAAAAAATAGCAGAACTTACCGGTCACGGCAACCCGATATTTACCCTGGAGCTTTCGCAAAAGCCTGGTATCCTGTTTACGGGCGGGAATGATAAGGGCCTTGTGGAATGGAGCCTGAAGGATAATTCCTTCATTAAAGTGATGTTCCCGGTAGCTGCTTCCATTTATGCCATCCATTGCCCTGCCGGGTATCCCCTGCTGTTTGCGGGTTTGCGTAACGGCGACGTTTTGGTGTTTGATTTTATTGAGCAAAAGATCATCAAAACGCTCCGTCACCATAAGGCGCCCATCTTCGATATTAAATCAGCAGGAAACAAGAAGGAGCTTCTGGTGGCATCCGAGGACGGTACGGTGTCTATCTGGAGCCTGCTGACTTTGGAACAGGTTTATACGGTCAAGGTATCACATGATACCATACGCAGCATCTCCATTTCGCCCGATGAAAAAATTGTCGCGTTTGCCTGCCGCGATAATACGGTAAAGATTTACGATCTCGCAGATTATTCGCTATCAAAAACTCTTCACGGGCACATCATGCCTGTTTTCGCCGTACAATTCTCGCCCGATGGTACTTACCTGGTCAGCGGTTCGCGCGATGCGCAGTTGAAAATATGGGACACCGCGTCATTCGGGTTGATCAAAAGCATCCCGGCACATATGTTCGCGGTTAACCACATTTCATTTCATCCCTCCAAACCCTATTTTGCAACCGCGAGCATGGATAAAAGCATTAAAATCTGGGGTTCTGACGACTTTAAACTGTATAAGATCATCAGCCGCGAGAAGGGTCACAACACTCATAAACTTTCGGTTAATAAACTTACCTGGAACGGCGATGAGCTTATTTCGGTAAGCGACGATAAGGCCATCATTATCTGGCGTTTATCATTTGACTGA
- a CDS encoding fructose-6-phosphate aldolase, with protein MYIIKVKGVAKIPDYVQLRDDQFTLLAYFRVDRPEKSLDKVGLGSQAAYIMNIVKDLPFGQILKLEL; from the coding sequence ATGTATATTATCAAAGTAAAGGGCGTTGCCAAAATACCGGATTATGTGCAACTGCGCGACGACCAGTTTACCTTGCTTGCCTATTTCAGGGTTGACAGGCCGGAAAAATCGCTGGACAAAGTGGGTCTGGGCAGCCAGGCAGCGTATATTATGAATATTGTAAAGGATCTGCCATTCGGTCAGATCCTGAAATTAGAACTATAG
- a CDS encoding DUF2341 domain-containing protein, whose amino-acid sequence MERTFTLLKTALIAIVIILSGKTAHSQTTYYDNYAFRIPLTINNTSLGISTDQTNFVALLKVVSPTFVTGPCQNQTGGSSSIPPFAIIDSAYSTSTELNYQIESWDSTTGTIYFWVKVPTLYKTGSANGLNKFYVYFGPTGTTLVSHTTAWQKQTWSNVTATAGITYGGVYHFNEDPSGTAPQFADGTVHSNDVSTVSTGTVTQNTASEIGAGITLSATSVMATGVTGMPNSQDDQSLSLWASYPSTPPHTANFIVLENSTNPATTGNGTQLGILVEAAVTPLPRVQTWRWANRKTPLVQYGTAPSANVWHHYAYTYKASTKQSWLYIDGVLVTGPTSNSGNPPFSGAVDMVSFGDYINNNIGGSGLHTPGGQSYTGTMDEAHIIGATLSADWVKAEYINQRDAATFTTAGSMQTNSTRASTVAGYLTYTWKGVNTNASDPNNWNNTTSGVSNEAPVNSNVSWIIPAGLSNYPTLGASTGCYALTIGSGAYVNLNGKTLSVGCNIYNSSGGQILYNNNYSSKITWNGALTSQYYYGSNTAGTAQLGAMEVNNSVAGTIDISGGPVDIYSLLTLTKGNLVIESSPASLTLKSTQAQTANFAAIPAGCSITGTVNVERFVKGSYPTDISKRAYRLISSAVYTGTVSGVNVYDINYLQNSVLVSGASGGGFNATPSTNPSTYLFREDLLHSDANYTTGLWKGIAKINNANAYDIGTQKRLTTANIADTTVNIPVGNGVLFFFRGNKNNNGSTAGTKTTLPYNYPEDVTLTQTGTLNTGTINVKLWFANSANGLGNNLSYTTTLANSTTRGFTFVGNPYASTINWEKYNRNSTVSNSSIYGSGGLGSTIYMWNATTKQFEAYMQKAGAVSTADTTTNLDPGTAVGSATNMIASGEGFFVRASSTTQTLSFRETAKTTAQPSITKMNDLMGKPKATTVAPEPLVRLQLIKDAKNNDEIVIRLNDKASAVYSSLEDAEDMGGMGAEESMSVLSSDSVNLCISTVPFPRKTVQVMPLFISATASGTYQFKLSELRDLPAIYGIWLKDNLNSDSVNMREALTYSFDINLSDPASFGTNRFQLIIGQNPKLTAQLLNLDAVKTKDGSLVKWKAKNEYDYTIYYVERSADKGGSFEQISRMVSNSSGNYTFLDKKPVIGDNLYRIKQFDLNNDATYSNAVNLNYSIQQDNISKISIYPNPTATTINLTMAPANPQAAYTIRIMNSAGTVVKQSSSQQSNWKASVGDLKPGTYLVQVTNTKSKSLVGITSFVKD is encoded by the coding sequence ATGGAACGAACATTTACTTTACTAAAAACAGCCCTGATCGCGATCGTGATCATACTGTCCGGTAAAACAGCCCATTCACAAACAACCTATTACGACAATTATGCTTTCCGCATTCCGTTAACCATCAACAATACTTCATTAGGGATAAGTACCGATCAAACCAACTTTGTAGCGCTGCTAAAAGTGGTCAGTCCGACTTTTGTTACAGGGCCCTGTCAAAATCAAACGGGGGGTTCCAGTTCTATTCCGCCATTTGCTATTATCGATAGCGCCTATTCCACCTCTACTGAACTGAATTACCAGATAGAAAGCTGGGACAGCACCACCGGTACTATCTATTTTTGGGTAAAGGTACCCACCTTATATAAAACCGGTTCGGCCAACGGCTTAAACAAGTTCTATGTTTATTTCGGGCCTACGGGTACTACATTGGTTTCGCACACCACTGCCTGGCAAAAACAAACCTGGAGCAATGTAACGGCAACTGCCGGCATTACTTACGGCGGCGTTTACCACTTTAACGAGGATCCGTCGGGCACTGCGCCACAGTTTGCCGACGGTACGGTACACAGTAACGATGTTTCAACAGTAAGTACCGGTACCGTTACCCAAAACACAGCGTCGGAAATTGGAGCCGGTATCACTTTATCGGCAACATCCGTAATGGCCACAGGAGTAACAGGCATGCCAAACTCGCAGGATGACCAGTCGTTGTCGCTATGGGCAAGCTACCCGAGCACGCCGCCGCATACAGCAAACTTCATCGTGCTTGAAAACAGCACAAACCCGGCTACAACAGGTAACGGCACGCAGCTGGGTATACTTGTTGAAGCCGCGGTTACGCCGCTGCCCCGCGTGCAAACCTGGCGATGGGCCAACAGGAAGACGCCCCTGGTTCAGTACGGCACGGCGCCAAGCGCGAATGTATGGCATCACTACGCTTATACCTACAAGGCATCAACCAAACAAAGCTGGCTTTATATAGACGGCGTATTGGTGACCGGCCCCACTTCGAACAGCGGGAATCCGCCTTTCTCAGGCGCAGTGGACATGGTTTCTTTTGGCGATTATATAAATAATAATATTGGTGGCAGCGGGCTTCACACTCCCGGCGGCCAAAGTTACACCGGCACCATGGACGAGGCCCATATCATCGGCGCAACGCTTTCTGCCGATTGGGTGAAAGCCGAATATATCAATCAGCGGGACGCCGCGACATTTACGACGGCCGGATCGATGCAAACTAACTCTACCCGGGCGTCAACCGTTGCCGGCTATCTTACTTACACCTGGAAAGGGGTTAATACCAATGCCAGCGATCCTAATAACTGGAACAACACAACATCCGGCGTTTCCAACGAGGCTCCTGTCAATTCAAATGTAAGCTGGATTATTCCTGCGGGGTTGTCCAATTATCCCACGCTTGGTGCCAGCACAGGCTGTTATGCGCTCACCATCGGTTCGGGCGCTTATGTCAACCTTAACGGGAAAACTTTAAGCGTGGGCTGCAATATTTACAACAGCAGCGGCGGGCAGATACTTTATAACAACAATTACTCATCAAAAATAACCTGGAACGGCGCCCTTACTTCGCAGTATTACTACGGCAGCAACACTGCCGGTACGGCACAGCTTGGCGCAATGGAGGTGAATAACTCCGTTGCCGGAACGATAGATATCAGCGGTGGACCGGTAGACATTTACAGCCTGCTTACGCTCACCAAGGGCAACCTTGTGATCGAATCGTCGCCGGCTTCGCTTACGTTGAAGAGCACCCAGGCACAAACAGCAAATTTTGCCGCTATACCTGCGGGATGCAGCATTACCGGCACAGTAAATGTTGAACGCTTTGTGAAGGGAAGCTACCCGACAGATATTTCCAAACGCGCATACCGGCTTATCTCTTCTGCAGTATATACTGGCACTGTCTCAGGCGTCAACGTTTACGATATCAACTACCTGCAAAATAGTGTCCTGGTATCCGGTGCATCCGGAGGAGGCTTTAACGCCACGCCAAGCACCAATCCATCCACCTATTTATTCAGGGAAGACCTGTTACATAGCGACGCTAACTATACCACCGGTCTTTGGAAGGGCATCGCCAAGATCAATAACGCTAATGCTTACGATATTGGCACGCAAAAGCGGCTGACAACGGCTAATATTGCCGACACCACAGTAAATATCCCGGTGGGTAACGGCGTACTGTTCTTTTTCCGCGGAAATAAGAACAACAATGGAAGTACCGCCGGAACAAAAACCACACTCCCGTACAATTACCCTGAAGATGTTACCCTAACACAAACCGGCACATTGAACACCGGCACCATAAATGTTAAACTATGGTTCGCTAACAGCGCCAATGGACTGGGTAACAACCTATCCTATACCACTACATTAGCCAATTCTACAACACGTGGTTTTACCTTTGTTGGCAACCCGTACGCATCAACTATCAACTGGGAGAAATATAACAGGAACTCAACCGTTTCAAATTCATCTATTTATGGAAGCGGCGGACTTGGTTCGACCATATATATGTGGAACGCTACTACCAAGCAATTTGAAGCTTATATGCAGAAAGCGGGCGCGGTATCAACTGCCGACACTACAACAAACCTTGACCCCGGCACCGCCGTCGGTTCGGCTACAAATATGATAGCCAGTGGTGAGGGCTTTTTTGTAAGGGCAAGTTCGACCACGCAAACCCTGTCGTTCCGGGAAACGGCCAAAACAACGGCGCAGCCATCTATAACCAAAATGAACGACCTGATGGGCAAGCCCAAGGCCACTACCGTTGCACCGGAGCCTTTGGTACGCTTGCAATTAATTAAGGATGCTAAAAATAACGACGAAATAGTTATTCGGCTGAACGATAAGGCATCCGCGGTTTACTCAAGCCTGGAGGACGCCGAAGATATGGGCGGTATGGGTGCGGAAGAGAGCATGTCGGTTTTATCAAGCGACAGTGTAAACCTATGTATCAGCACGGTGCCATTTCCCCGAAAAACAGTACAGGTAATGCCATTGTTCATCAGTGCGACAGCCAGCGGCACTTATCAGTTTAAACTATCAGAGTTACGCGACCTGCCGGCTATATACGGCATTTGGCTGAAGGATAATTTGAACAGCGACTCGGTAAATATGCGCGAGGCTTTGACATACAGCTTTGATATCAACCTGAGCGATCCCGCAAGTTTTGGGACCAATCGTTTTCAGCTGATCATTGGCCAAAACCCTAAATTGACCGCGCAATTGCTGAATCTCGACGCCGTAAAAACCAAAGACGGCTCCCTTGTTAAATGGAAGGCAAAAAATGAGTATGATTATACTATTTATTATGTCGAAAGAAGCGCCGACAAAGGCGGCTCGTTTGAGCAAATAAGCCGTATGGTTTCAAACAGCAGCGGTAACTACACTTTTCTTGATAAAAAGCCAGTTATTGGCGACAACCTGTACCGTATAAAACAATTCGATCTTAATAACGATGCTACTTATTCAAATGCAGTAAACCTGAATTATTCCATACAGCAGGATAATATTAGTAAAATAAGCATCTATCCAAACCCCACTGCAACCACAATTAATTTGACCATGGCACCGGCCAACCCGCAGGCAGCTTATACCATCAGGATCATGAACTCGGCTGGGACCGTCGTCAAGCAATCTTCGTCGCAGCAATCGAACTGGAAGGCCAGTGTCGGCGACCTGAAGCCTGGTACATACCTGGTACAGGTAACCAATACCAAAAGTAAAAGTCTGGTTGGTATAACCAGCTTTGTTAAAGATTAA
- a CDS encoding acyl-CoA reductase, producing MSKFEIPYLADVFSTLGTQLSCPDDELSAIIRDEHYYNAWFTADSVEKAVKAVGRMLNKEDLLTWLNRYPIERMGVNKQVGLVLAGNIPLVGFHDVLCVLISGNHALIKSSSQDNRLIKEVLKRLALIEPALGDKYTFIERLTSFDAVIATGSNNTSRYFDYYFSKVPNVIRKNRNSVAVLTGDETKDQLFALGRDIFDYYGLGCRNVSKLFVPPGYDIVPFFEAIEPYKAIIDHHKYNNNYDYNKSIYLVNRDQHFDNGFLLLKEDKAMASPLAVLFYENYDSIDSVQELLQQQSENIQCIVSTARLDVNNQVVDLGQSQQPALWDYADGVDTMDFLTKL from the coding sequence ATGTCAAAATTTGAAATACCCTACTTAGCAGATGTATTTTCTACGTTAGGAACGCAATTAAGTTGCCCCGACGATGAACTATCTGCTATAATTCGTGATGAACATTACTATAACGCCTGGTTTACAGCGGATAGCGTGGAGAAAGCCGTAAAGGCCGTAGGCCGAATGCTAAACAAAGAAGATCTGCTAACATGGCTGAACAGGTATCCAATAGAGCGTATGGGGGTCAATAAACAGGTGGGATTGGTGCTTGCAGGCAACATTCCCCTTGTTGGTTTTCACGATGTATTATGTGTACTGATATCTGGCAATCATGCTCTCATCAAATCATCGTCGCAGGACAACAGGTTGATAAAAGAGGTGTTAAAAAGATTAGCGCTTATCGAGCCGGCCTTGGGCGATAAATACACATTTATAGAAAGATTGACCAGCTTTGACGCCGTAATAGCTACCGGCAGCAACAATACCTCGCGTTACTTTGACTACTATTTTAGCAAGGTGCCCAATGTTATCCGTAAAAACCGGAACAGCGTAGCGGTACTGACCGGAGATGAAACGAAGGATCAATTATTTGCCCTGGGCCGCGATATTTTTGATTACTATGGCCTGGGTTGTCGTAATGTTTCCAAACTTTTTGTGCCGCCAGGGTACGACATTGTCCCATTTTTCGAGGCAATAGAGCCTTATAAAGCCATTATCGATCATCATAAATACAATAACAACTACGATTATAATAAATCGATCTACCTGGTAAACAGGGACCAGCATTTTGATAACGGCTTTTTATTATTGAAGGAAGATAAAGCCATGGCATCGCCGCTGGCCGTGCTATTTTATGAAAATTATGATAGCATTGACTCGGTTCAGGAATTATTGCAACAACAAAGCGAAAACATACAATGTATTGTTAGCACGGCGCGTTTAGATGTGAATAACCAGGTGGTTGACTTAGGGCAAAGCCAGCAGCCTGCCCTATGGGATTACGCCGACGGCGTGGATACAATGGATTTCTTGACAAAGCTTTAA
- a CDS encoding cell division ATP-binding protein FtsE: protein MIGNSIIKLSGVNIYQQKHLVLTNVNLHIDKGDFVWLIGATGSGKSSLLKVIYGDLMAADGNGHVCGYELKTLSTKDIPFLRRKLGIVFQDFQLLTDRTVEENLQFVMQATGWKDKKLIAERTLDVLEKVGLRSKLKKMPHELSGGEQQRVVIARALINDPEIILADEPTGNLDPETSEEIILLLKQISQSSSTAVLVATHDYHIIRTFPSRIIKCESGKVLEDVQIA, encoded by the coding sequence ATGATCGGAAATTCAATTATAAAACTTAGTGGTGTAAATATCTATCAGCAGAAACACCTGGTGTTAACCAATGTGAACCTGCATATTGATAAGGGCGATTTTGTTTGGCTGATAGGCGCGACTGGTTCGGGTAAAAGCAGCTTGCTTAAAGTGATCTACGGCGACCTGATGGCTGCCGACGGCAACGGACACGTATGCGGGTACGAGCTTAAAACCCTGAGCACAAAAGACATTCCGTTCCTGCGCCGGAAACTGGGTATTGTTTTCCAGGATTTTCAACTGCTTACCGACCGTACCGTGGAAGAAAACCTGCAATTTGTTATGCAGGCAACCGGCTGGAAGGATAAAAAATTGATAGCCGAACGTACCCTTGACGTACTGGAAAAAGTGGGACTTCGTTCCAAATTGAAAAAGATGCCGCACGAGCTGTCAGGCGGCGAACAACAGCGCGTTGTAATAGCCCGTGCACTTATTAACGATCCCGAGATCATTCTTGCTGACGAACCTACCGGAAACCTTGATCCGGAAACTTCTGAAGAGATAATTTTGCTGCTAAAACAGATCAGCCAATCATCAAGCACCGCCGTGCTTGTTGCCACGCACGATTATCACATCATTCGCACTTTTCCGTCGCGTATTATCAAGTGTGAAAGCGGCAAAGTGCTTGAGGACGTGCAGATAGCTTAA